One region of Tachysurus vachellii isolate PV-2020 chromosome 11, HZAU_Pvac_v1, whole genome shotgun sequence genomic DNA includes:
- the olfml2a gene encoding olfactomedin-like protein 2A, with the protein MRILTCVVTVLVLFLHVSALSKVFGDLEPVRMTSEGSDCRCKCVMRPLSIEACARLRDGTLKVDDFYSVETVSSGSDCKCSCTAPPSSLNPCENEWRTEKLRKQAPELLKLHSMVDMLEGTLYSMDLMKVHAYMNKVVAQMNTLEETIKTNLSRENDFIRDSVMNLSNQLKKYENYSDIMVSIKKEISSLGGQLMKKDVTDNKAQATDSKKGKEAVKPSNKKSPVVKPPPKPPKEKPIKPKKEPPPPKMPKPAKPEPTPKSKAAGHQPGVIRGITYYKATRTDESENTAKTHTVHKIQDKGGSEHVLEAIEGTTSASTKTTRTTSTTTTTTTVAPTTVASQTQTTTSGEEIFTRSSTVSEPETVKPTVTVTPSLKSTKLSSNNTVYIKPLECEGTIASVEMPEKHHSYGRNEGAWMKDPAAKDNRIYVTNYYYGNNLVEFRNLDNFKQGRWSNLYKLPYNWIGTGHVVYNGAFYYNRAFTKNIIKYDLRMRYVAAWTLLHDVVYEDTTPWKWRGHSDIDFAVDESGLWVIYPAMDYDYSQQEMIIISKLDPSDLSTKKETTWRTGLKRNTYGNCFIVCGVLYAIDVYNQREGEVAYAYDTHTNTEVAPRLPFTNEYAFVTQVDYNPKEKVLYCWDNGHQLTYNLHFVGQ; encoded by the exons GTTTTCGGGGACTTGGAGCCGGTGAGGATGACGTCGGAGGGCTCTGACTGCCGCTGCAAGTGTGTGATGCGGCCGCTGAGCATCGAGGCGTGTGCCAGACTTCGAGACGGGACCCTCAAAGTGGACGATTTTTACTCAGTGGAGACGGTGAGCTCAGGATCGGACTGTAAATGCTCGTGCACGGCTCCGCCCTCGTCCCTGAACCCCTGCGAGAATGAATGGAGGACAGAGAAACTTAGGAAGCAAGCACCTGAGCTGctcaag ctgcatTCCATGGTGGATATGCTGGAGGGGACGTTGTACAGTATGGATCTGATGAAGGTTCATGCGTACATGAATAAAGTGGTGGCTCAGATGAACACACTGGAGGAG ACGATAAAAACCAACCTGAGCCGAGAGAACGACTTCATCCGAGACAGCGTAATGAACCTGTCCAATCAGCTGAAGAAGTACGAGAACTACTCAGACATCATGGTGAGCATTAAGAAGGAAATCTCCAGCTTAGGAGGGCAGCTGATGAAGAAAGATGTGACAGACAACAAGGCACAG GCCACCGACAGCAAGAAGGGCAAAGAGGCAGTAAAACCCTCCAACAAAAAGTCACCGGTGGTGAAACCTCCTCCAAAACCACCCAAAGAGAAGCCCATCAAACCCAAAAAGGAGCCTCCGCCACCCAAAATGCCCAAACCTGCGAAACCAGAGCCGACCCCCAAGAGCAAAGCGGCGGGTCATCAGCCAGGGGTCATCAGGGGCATCACCTACTACAAAGCCACCAGGACGGACGAGTCAG AAAACACAGCCAAAACCCACACCGTCCACAAAATCCAGGACAAGGGAGGTTCCGAACATGTCTTGGAGGCCATCGAGGGCACCACTTCTGCTTCGACAAAAACGACAAGGACGACGTCTACAACAACAACTACGACAACTGTTGCTCCGACAACAGTTgcctcacaaacacaaacaaccacCAGCGGTGAGGAGATTTTCACCAGGTCTTCTACCGTGTCAGAACCAGAGACGGTGAAACCCACCGTTACTGTCACACCATCTCTGAAGAGCACAAAACTCAGCTCTAACAACACAG TGTACATTAAACCTCTGGAGTGTGAGGGTACCATTGCGTCTGTGGAGATGCCAGAGAAGCACCATAGCTACGGGCGTAATGAAGGCGCCTGGATGAAGGACCCTGCAGCCAAGGACAACCGGATCTACGTCACCAACTACTACTATGGCAACAACCTTGTGGAGTTTCGCAACCTGGACAATTTTAAGCAAG GTCGCTGGAGTAACCTCTACAAGCTTCCGTATAACTGGATAGGAACGGGTCACGTGGTCTACAATGGTGCCTTTTACTACAACCGAGCCTTCACCAAGAACATCATCAAGTACGACCTGCGGATGCGCTACGTGGCGGCATGGACGCTCCTCCATGACGTGGTCTATGAAGACACGACGCCGTGGAAGTGGCGCGGCCATTCGGACATCGACTTCGCTGTGGATGAGAGTGGACTCTGGGTGATCTACCCGGCAATGGACTATGACTACTCGCAGCAGGAGATGATCATCATCAGCAAGTTGGACCCGAGTGACCTCTCCACCAAGAAGGAGACAACGTGGAGGACGGGTCTGAAGCGCAACACGTACGGAAACTGCTTCATCGTGTGCGGCGTGTTGTATGCCATCGACGTGTACAACCAGAGAGAGGGCGAGGTGGCATACGCCTATGACACACATACCAACACCGAGGTGGCGCCGCGGCTCCCGTTCACCAACGAGTATGCCTTCGTCACCCAGGTGGACTACAATCCTAAAGAGAAGGTGCTTTATTGCTGGGACAACGGACACCAGCTCACTTATAACCTTCACTTCGTGGGCCAGTGA